A genome region from Triticum aestivum cultivar Chinese Spring chromosome 2B, IWGSC CS RefSeq v2.1, whole genome shotgun sequence includes the following:
- the LOC123046975 gene encoding mediator of RNA polymerase II transcription subunit 13 isoform X2 yields MWTNIFKIGELQTVSWFQFLPVEPDYSATSDRSSKAEQKDALNSTVLSAYLRLQSEGLLSTWTNSFVGPWDPSQGEHNPDEKIKLWLFLSGRHSLVPEMTQPAVAKLRVVSSGLWVAPGNSEEVAAALCQALRNSLERALRGLSYARFGDVFTKYNPPTRNQNSFRRAQPTVEFVFAATEEAIFVHVIISARYMRNLSSDDIEKVLTHTPRSVGEGLPVIVAPSGMLGRLVGCCPSDLARQVYSSKLSAPNLPGFTQPTICQLRGQSYYVEVALGFPPASTDKISESENNQIKKEFDSVKDPHLGDDGQQKLESADGLPVLERTFIYPPEAVMVPMVHQAFVRFSSKRMWSQDWMGNSSWEAWPFWNFSPSSYFRNSSFFGSSRGLGVNSNFLRLRRQRNNNSNGRTSSISSVSSTSNGSEHAVAAKGGDLLADADSTAFHQSDLPLNNDIAGSKMVSKRSRSEITEDSSHAGKEFSENMQGTNGQGGCSWGWGEEGVVMDINILLSEFGDFSDFFQEDELDFGEPPGTAESHALVTPSSEYGDMPFIDSPSIAMDIPEQRLSPVGFTSVEAFNHQTMSPIQDVASKVQEPLKEIASPAGSQSLVLSSSRSDFLTRAEATLTFAPEYAAVKISSCETPATLFTNPYLPGSKKRGSCGFSSRVYSYDVTQSSKVESTGDKSEKSDKVTSANLSRDVGRSSLYTLVQGRKNESEKSLNNADEQSCKGETSRPVSGETSFSSSLTIQKKSDSMLNVGYFLLSMKTALATEIECITFQAAMCRIRHTLVSVRTKASAELKSALSSAMQTESSSNSGLVPKYEMKRKESIPARLSSDVDHDMYDRSQLENVGVWRSVVVPKGAKPLDSLSAKTFIGTSPSVQRQPIVELLSAMALLVQQSTSFVDIALDMDDGDGSFFWLSLDEQRRRGFSCDPSMVHAGCGGLLGTCHSKDCAGVDLVDPLSAEVSESSLIGLLQSDIKSALKTAFANMDGPLSVIDWCRGRSNIAESAAMGDAYSFHYTTGDNRDTSNSMPIGGDAMSPPQSSNDRGTSEEHHKGYHRVRPTIAVLPLPSLLVGYQDDWLKTSANCLKLWEKAPLEPYASAKPVTYYALCPDIDMLTSAATDFFMQLGTIYEVCKLGTHSPQHSGGQIEQSPGKYLPSGLVLIECPDQLKTGGSHSASISSITEYFQALSKSWSVKSFVSSLARIIKDIKLTVNISTNQKESSNIPCTVVYVVCPFPEPSAVLQTLVESSVALGSILSSERERKSFLYAQVAKALDSSASADEASASNVVMLSGFSIPKLVLQIVTVETLLRLHKPNELAAFKDIAFTVYNKARRIPRFVSKSDMFQSPTYMSRPQSTMMHTASPGPTLWKECLVPRMSGQTLSRETEFDASMRSVSWDNSWQPGRAVGLPDPSKIPELCAQDDRKYAFEPLFILAEPGAADYSDMMESSRLGADASSSRAYSSISGGTDSGASPPLEGSENDSATSLHCCYGWTEDWRWLVCIWTDSRGELLDSLIFPFGGISSRQDTKVLQSLFIQILQQGCQIMSSSPEASNTRSRDVMITRIGGFLELEIQEWQKAIYSFGGNEVKKWPVQLRRSIPDGIPSNSNGPTLQQQDMGLIQDRNMPSSPSTLYSPHSKSSFTKGQSGNKKQILGEQTGMDSSRGSLHLVRSISLVAVSQDSSLHLACQADLMATRPTSGEGNQSSTGSSSYLDGFTPVKSIGSMSASYLLVPSPSMRYLSPATLQLPTCLTSESPPLAHLLHSKGTATPLAMGYVVSKAVPPVRKDAAQLTKEDRHSVLSVSIIDYYGGSTATVQEKMSRGVGGSSMSKQARNNTHETSARDYEMDMHNVLEAVAAELHALSWMTVSPVYTERRSALPFHCDMVLRLRRLLHYADRHLSQQTEKGEM; encoded by the exons ATGTGGACCAACATTTTCAAAATT GGGGAGCTTCAGACTGTATCATGGTTTCAGTTTCTTCCTGTTGAACCAGATTACAGTGCTACTTCTGATAGAAG TTCAAAAGCCGAGCAGAAAGATGCTCTTAATAGCACTGTGCTGTCAGCGTATCTTCGCTTACAGAGTGAAGGTCTCCTAAGTACTTGGACAAATTCCTTTGTTGGCCCTTGGGATCCATCTCAAGGAGAGCATAACCCTG ATGAGAAGATCAAGCTCTGGTTGTTTCTTTCTGGCCGCCACTCATTAGTACCTGAAATGACCCAGCCCGCTGTAGCTAAATTAAGAG TTGTTTCAAGTGGTTTATGGGTGGCTCCAGGCAACTCAGAAGAGGTTGCAGCTGCACTATGTCAGGCCTTAAGAAATTCTTTGGAGAG AGCACTAAGAGGGCTTTCCTATGCAAGATTTGGTGATGTATTTACAAAATACAACCCCCCTACAAGAAATCAAAACAGCTTTAG GAGAGCACAACCTACAGTAGAATTTGTCTTTGCGGCCACTGAGGAAGCAATCTTTGTGCATGTTATTATATCCGCAAG ATATATGCGAAACCTTTCTAGTGATGATATAGAGAAAGTTCTCACACACACTCCCCGTTCTGTTGGTGAAGGTCTTCCAG TTATTGTTGCTCCTAGCGGAATGCTGGGTAGGCTTGTCGGCTGTTGCCCAAGTGACCTCGCAAGACAAGTATATTCAAG CAAATTATCGGCACCTAATCTACCAGGTTTTACTCAACCCACCATCTGCCAGCTGAGAGGTCAAAGTTACTATGTTGAAGTTGCCCTTGGCTTTCCACCTGCCTCAACTGACAAAATTTCTGAGTCGGAAAATAATCAGATTAAGAAAGAATTTGATTCAGTGAAGGACCCTCATTTAGGTGATGATGGGCAGCAAAAGTTAGAATCTGCTGATGGCCTTCCAGTTCTTGAAAGGACATTTATTTACCCACCTGAGGCTGTTATGGTACCTATGGTCCATCAGGCATTTGTTCGCTTTTCTAGTAAAAG AATGTGGTCACAGGACTGGATGGGTAATTCATCATGGGAGGCTTGGCCATTTTGGAACTTCTCTCCGTCTTCTTACTTCCGGAACAG CTCTTTCTTTGGATCTTCACGCGGACTTGGTGTGAACTCTAATTTTCTAAGACTAAGAAGACAAAGGAATAACAACTCCAACGGCAGGACTAGTAGTATCAGTAGTGTCAGTAGCACTTCTAATGGAAGTGAGCATGCAGTTGCTGCTAAAGGTGGTGATCTTTTGGCAGATGCTGACTCTACAGCGTTCCATCAGTCTGATCTGCCATTGAACAATGACATTGCTGGTAGCAAGATG GTATCCAAGCGCTCTCGTTCTGAAATAACAGAAGATTCTTCTCATGCTGGCAAAGAATTTAGTGAAAACATGCAAGGCACAAATGGTCAGGGGGGATGTTCTTGGGGCTGGGGTGAAGAGGGGGTTGTGATGGACATCAATATACTTCTCTCGGAGTTTGGAGATTTTAGTGACTTCTTTCAAGAGGATGAGTTAGATTTTGGTGAG CCGCCAGGTACTGCTGAATCACATGCTTTAGTAACCCCTTCTTCGGAATATGGAGACATGCCATTCATAGATAGTCCATCCATAGCTATGGATATACCTGAACAAAGACTTTCTCCTGTTGGTTTCACATCTGTGGAGGCATTTAACCACCAAACAATGTCACCTATTCAGGATGTTGCTTCTAAAGTTCAGGAGCCTCTCAAAGAAATTGCATCACCTGCAGGGTCCCAGTCCTTAGTATTATCATCTAGTAGATCTGATTTTCTCACCAGAGCTGAAGCTACACTCACATTTGCACCAGAATATGCAGCTGTTAAAATTTCCAGTTGCGAGACGCCGGCAACACTGTTTACAAATCCCTACTTGCCCGGATCGAAAAAAAGAGGGAGTTGCGGTTTTAGCTCAAGAGTTTATTCGTATGATGTCACACAAAGTTCTAAAGTTGAGTCTACAGGAGACAAGTCTGAGAAGTCTGATAAAGTAACATCAGCTAATCTTTCACGTGATGTTGGTCGATCAAGCTTATACACACTTGTGCAAGGTAGGAAAAATGAGAGTGAAAAGAGCTTAAACAATGCAGACGAACAATCATGCAAGGGAGAAACATCAAGACCTGTTTCTGGTGAAACTTCATTTAGCTCTTCTCTGACTATACAAAAGAAGAGTGATAGCATGCTTAATGTTGGGTATTTCCTCCTATCTATGAAGACCGCACTTGCAACTGAAATTGAATGCATCACATTTCAGGCTGCCATGTGCCGAATAAGGCATACACTAGTGTCTGTGAGAACCAAAGCATCTGCTGAGTTAAAAAGTGCCTTGTCTAGTGCTATGCAGACAGAGAGCAGTAGTAACTCGGGTCTTGTTCCCAAATATGAGATGAAAAGGAAAGAAAGTATACCAGCTAGGCTGTCTAGTGATGTTGACCATGACATGTATGATAGGTCCCAATTAGAAAACGTGGGAGTTTGGAGGTCTGTTGTGGTACCTAAAGGGGCAAAACCCCTTGATTCTTTGTCCGCTAAAACATTTATTGGCACAAGCCCATCTGTACAAAGACAACCTATTGTGGAACTTCTCAGTGCCATGGCTCTGCTAGTTCAGCAATCTACTTCATTTGTTGATATCGCACTTGATATGGATGATGGAGATGGTTCTTTTTTCTGGCTTTCCTTGGATGAGCAGAGGAGACGTGGATTTTCTTGCGATCCTTCTATGGTTCATGCTGGCTGTGGTGGACTATTAGGAACATGTCATTCCAAGGATTGTGCTGGTGTTGATTTAGTTGATCCACTTTCCGCAGAG GTTTCAGAATCATCCCTGATTGGCTTGTTGCAGTCGGATATAAAATCAGCTCTTAAAACTGCGTTTGCAAACATGGATGGTCCATTATCAGTAATTGATTGGTGCAGGGGTCGAAGTAATATAGCAGAATCTGCTGCCATGGGAGATGCATACTCTTTCCATTATACTACTGGTGATAATCGAGATACTTCAAATTCTATGCCCATCGGTGGAGATGCAATGAGCCCACCCCAATCTAGCAATGATCGAG GCACTTCAGAAGAGCATCATAAGGGATATCACCGTGTTAGACCAACCATCGCTGTCCTCCCTTTGCCATCTCTTCTTGTTGG TTACCAGGATGATTGGTTAAAGACCTCTGCTAATTGCCTCAAATTGTGGGAGAAGGCTCCTTTGGAACCTTATGCTTCGGCCAAGCCT GTTACTTACTACGCACTGTGCCCCGATATTGATATGCTTACTTCTGCAGCCACTGATTTCTTCATGCAGCTTGGAACAA TTTATGAAGTTTGCAAACTGGGTACTCATTCGCCACAACACAGTGGGGGGCAAATAGAACAATCTCCTGGAAAGTATCTGCCTTCAGGACTTGTTCTCATTGAGTGTCCTGATCAATTGAAGACTGGGGGCAGCCACTCAGCTTCTATCAGTTCAATAACTGAATACTTTCAAGCTCTTTCAAAAAGTTGGAGTGTGAAAAGCTTTGTATCATCTCTGGCAAGGATAATTAAGGATATAAAGCTTACCGTAAACATTTCAACAAATCAGAAAGAGAGCAGTAACATACCTTGCACT GTAGTTTATGTGGTCTGCCCATTTCCTGAACCATCTGCAGTCCTACAGACACTGGTAGAAAGTTCTGTTGCCCTTGGGTCTATCTTATCGTCAGAGAGAGAAAGGAAATCATTCCTGTATGCTCAGGTTGCCAAAGCTCTAGACAGCAGTGCTTCTGCTGATGAAGCATCAGCATCCAATGTTGTAATGCTCTCTGGGTTCAGTATACCGAAGCTTGTCTTGCAGATTGTTACTGTTGAAACTTTACTGAGACTCCATAAACCAAATGAGCTTGCTGCTTTCAAGGACATAGCTTTCACTGTGTATAATAAGGCTCGACGGATCCCACGGTTTGTTTCCAAGAGTGACATGTTCCAGTCACCTACTTATATGAGTAGGCCTCAGTCCACGATGATGCACACTGCATCTCCTGGTCCTACCCTTTGGAAAGAGTGTCTAGTTCCTCGGATGTCTGGACAAACTCTCTCTAGAGAAACAGAGTTTGATGCATCCATGAGGTCAGTATCATGGGACAACTCATGGCAACCTGGCCGTGCTGTAGGATTGCCTGATCCAAGCAAAATCCCAGAATTATGTGCTCAGGATGACAGGAAGTATGCCTTTGAGCCGCTTTTCATTCTGGCAGAGCCTGGGGCTGCTGATTACAGTGATATGATGGAATCTTCAAGATTAGGAGCTGATGCAAGTAGCAGCAGGGCTTACAGCTCAATTTCAGGTGGCACTGATAGTGGAGCAAGCCCACCACTTGAAGGGTCTGAGAATGACAGTGCTACAAGTCTTCATTGCTGTTATGGCTGGACCGAGGACTGGCGATGGTTAGTATGCATCTGGACAGATTCTAGAGGAGAGTTATTAGACAGCTTAATATTTCCTTTTGGTGGTATTAGTAGCCGCCAAGACACTAAAGTTCTCCAGAGCCTATTCATTCAAATTCTGCAGCAGGGTTGTCAAATAATGTCGTCTTCACCAGAAGCTAGCAATACAAGATCAAGAGATGTAATGATAACCCGTATTGGAGGTTTCCTTGAACTTGAAATCCAGG AATGGCAAAAGGCAATATACTCTTTTGGTGGTAACGAGGTAAAGAAGTGGCCTGTGCAGTTACGACGATCTATACCTGATGGTATTCCGTCAAATTCTAATGGACCAACACTCCAGCAACAAGATATGGGCTTAATCCAGGACAGAAACATGCCTTCCTCACCTAGCACATTATACAGCCCTCATTCGAAATCTAGCTTCACGAAAGGTCAGTCAGGAAACAAAAAGCAGATCCTAGGGGAACAAACTGGAATGGACAGTTCAAGGGGTTCATTGCACTTGGTTCGTAGCATCAGTTTAGTTGCAGTTTCGCAAGATAGTTCATTGCATCTGGCATGCCAAGCGGATCTGATGGCGACCAGACCTACTTCTG GTGAAGGGAATCAAAGCAGCACTGGGTCTTCTAGTTACTTAGACGGGTTTACCCCAGTCAAGTCCATCGGGTCAATGTCTGCATCGTATCTTCTGGTTCCGTCACCAAGTATGCGGTATCTTTCCCCTGCGACATTACAGCTTCCAACGTGCCTTACATCGGAATCCCCGCCGCTTGCCCACCTATTGCACAGCAAAGGGACAGCAACTCCCTTGGCAATGGGTTATGTCGTCTCCAAAGCTGTCCCACCAGTAAGAAAGGATGCCGCGCAACTCACCAAGGAGGACAGGCACTCCGTTCTCTCTGTCAGCATCATCGATTACTACGGAGGCAGCACCGCCACTGTCCAAGAGAAGATGAGCAGAGGCGTTGGCGGCAGCAGCATGAGCAAGCAGGCAAGGAACAACACCCATGAAACATCAGCCCGTGATTACGAAATGGACATGCACAATGTGTTGGAGGCGGTGGCCGCTGAGCTCCACGCCCTTTCGTGGATGACGGTAAGCCCGGTCTACACGGAAAGGCGCAGCGCTCTCCCCTTCCACTGTGATATGGTTCTGAGGTTGAGGAGACTTCTCCACTACGCCGATCGACATCTCTCTCAGCAAACAGAGAAGGGAGAGATGTAG